In Gemmatimonadetes bacterium T265, one DNA window encodes the following:
- a CDS encoding pseudouridine synthase, translated as MGRQIRRRMTHRERDGGARRRRSDTQSYRRDAPGGPPRTAADPAHGDRVGVARALSKLGAGSRRDGERWVEAGRVRVNGRLVHDPTLRIDPRRDRLTLDGAPVRAATRRYYALHKPRGVVVSRVDERGAPSVYSLLPPDVAEFVAPVGRLDRASEGLLLFTNDTRWANALLAPSSHVPKTYHVQVDVRPHDALVARLLAGLDTPEGERLAAAAARVLRAADRSGWLELVLHEGRNRHIRRMLAAADVEVRRLIRVAVGPLALGSLARGALRPLADAERDALARAAGVGHRPGHDPRL; from the coding sequence GTGGGACGGCAAATCAGACGGCGAATGACTCATCGGGAGCGGGACGGCGGGGCGCGACGCAGGCGCTCGGACACCCAAAGCTACCGGCGGGACGCGCCGGGCGGCCCGCCCCGGACCGCGGCCGACCCGGCGCATGGGGACCGCGTCGGCGTCGCCCGCGCGCTCTCGAAGCTCGGCGCCGGCTCCCGCCGCGACGGCGAGCGGTGGGTCGAGGCCGGGCGCGTGCGCGTCAACGGCCGCCTCGTGCACGACCCGACCCTCCGCATCGATCCGCGCCGCGACCGCCTCACGCTCGACGGCGCGCCCGTGCGCGCCGCCACGCGACGCTACTACGCCCTGCACAAACCCCGCGGCGTGGTGGTGTCGCGCGTCGACGAACGCGGGGCGCCGAGCGTCTACAGCCTGCTGCCGCCCGACGTCGCGGAGTTCGTCGCTCCCGTCGGCCGACTCGACCGGGCCAGCGAAGGGCTGCTCCTCTTCACGAACGACACGCGCTGGGCAAACGCGCTCCTCGCGCCGTCGTCGCACGTGCCCAAGACGTACCACGTGCAGGTCGACGTGCGCCCCCACGACGCCCTCGTCGCCCGGCTCCTGGCCGGACTCGACACGCCAGAGGGCGAACGTCTCGCGGCCGCCGCCGCGCGCGTGCTGCGCGCGGCCGACCGGAGCGGCTGGCTGGAGCTCGTCCTGCACGAGGGCCGAAACCGGCACATCCGGCGCATGCTCGCCGCCGCCGACGTCGAGGTGCGCCGGCTGATCCGGGTGGCCGTCGGCCCGCTCGCCCTGGGGTCCCTCGCCCGCGGCGCGCTGCGCCCGCTCGCCGACGCCGAGCGCGACGCTCTTGCGCGCGCGGCGGGCGTAGGGCACCGTCCGGGTCATGATCCCCGCCTGTGA
- the algU_2 gene encoding RNA polymerase sigma factor — MHGAAPALARVPSTAADDARAAWDPARDAFDARPPEVLARLAGAGDARAFTVLVERYHARCVRFARNMGLDREDAEEAVQDAFVRVHRALPRFREDSPFEPWLFRVLANRCRSTHARARWRRRAVPDGDARLAGCAASDDAAADLDAEALRDLVARTLAELSPEQREAFLLRHVEQLSYEEIARATGARLSTLRMRVKRACDAVHARLRREGVL; from the coding sequence GTGCACGGCGCTGCCCCCGCACTCGCGCGCGTGCCGTCGACCGCCGCTGACGACGCGCGCGCAGCGTGGGACCCGGCGCGGGATGCGTTCGACGCGCGCCCGCCCGAGGTGCTCGCGCGCCTCGCGGGCGCGGGCGACGCGCGCGCGTTCACCGTCCTCGTCGAGCGCTACCACGCCCGGTGCGTTCGATTCGCGCGCAACATGGGCCTCGACCGCGAGGACGCGGAGGAGGCGGTCCAGGACGCGTTCGTCCGTGTACACCGCGCCCTGCCGCGCTTCCGCGAGGACTCGCCCTTCGAACCGTGGCTCTTTCGCGTGTTGGCTAATCGGTGCCGGAGCACCCACGCGCGCGCCCGCTGGCGCCGCCGCGCCGTCCCCGACGGCGACGCGCGGCTCGCCGGCTGCGCGGCGTCGGACGACGCCGCCGCGGACCTCGACGCGGAGGCGCTGCGCGACCTCGTCGCGCGGACGCTCGCCGAGTTGTCGCCCGAACAGCGCGAGGCGTTCCTGCTGCGGCACGTCGAACAGCTCTCGTACGAAGAAATCGCGCGTGCGACCGGCGCCCGGCTCTCGACCCTCCGCATGCGCGTGAAGCGGGCCTGCGACGCGGTGCACGCGCGGCTGCGGCGCGAGGGGGTGTTGTGA
- a CDS encoding MFS transporter: protein MALGSGEAAGRAWDAPRVAIAAIFLLDGLTFGLWVAHLPLIKGGLHLTDLAFASALAGMVGGAFVAQPLAGALATRAGSRRVTRVASVVACLALGVPAFAPSLPLLIASTALLGFTRGATEVPMNAQATLLEARDARPRMSSFHGCFSLGGFLGSALAALLLRHGDTPRVTLPAAGVACAVISAVVSRSLLRETPAALHTTAERAARPSLATLARDRTLLALGALAFCGLFGEGAMSDWSALLLQRTTGVAPAAAALGYAAFSIAMTLGRFSGDMVIARLGRGRTLRASGLVAAAGLTVALVSPYVAAVLGFAAVGLGYANLVPILFSASGRRAGSAGIAAVSTLGYFGFVIGPPTIGGLSTLLGSLPLALGVVAAFALLIALGAGAANAPAAPAARAA from the coding sequence GTGGCGTTAGGCAGCGGCGAGGCGGCGGGCCGGGCGTGGGACGCGCCGCGCGTCGCCATCGCCGCGATCTTCCTGCTCGACGGCCTGACCTTCGGCCTCTGGGTCGCGCACCTGCCGCTCATCAAGGGCGGCCTGCACCTCACCGACCTCGCCTTCGCGAGCGCGCTCGCCGGAATGGTCGGCGGCGCGTTCGTCGCCCAGCCGCTCGCCGGCGCGCTCGCCACGCGCGCCGGCAGCCGCCGCGTCACGCGCGTCGCCTCGGTCGTCGCCTGCCTCGCGCTCGGCGTGCCCGCTTTTGCGCCGAGCCTCCCGCTCCTCATCGCGTCGACCGCGCTACTCGGCTTCACGCGGGGCGCGACCGAGGTGCCGATGAACGCGCAGGCGACGCTGCTCGAGGCGCGCGACGCGCGGCCGCGCATGTCCTCGTTCCACGGCTGCTTCAGTCTCGGCGGCTTCCTCGGCTCCGCCCTCGCGGCGCTCCTCCTCCGGCACGGCGATACGCCGCGCGTCACGCTCCCCGCTGCGGGCGTGGCCTGCGCGGTGATCTCGGCCGTCGTCAGCCGCTCGCTCCTGCGCGAGACGCCCGCCGCACTGCACACGACGGCCGAGCGGGCCGCGCGGCCCTCGCTCGCGACCCTCGCCCGCGACCGAACGCTGCTCGCGCTCGGCGCGCTCGCCTTCTGCGGCCTCTTCGGCGAGGGCGCGATGAGCGACTGGAGCGCGCTGCTCCTCCAACGGACGACCGGCGTCGCGCCCGCCGCCGCGGCGCTCGGCTACGCGGCGTTCTCGATCGCGATGACCCTCGGCCGCTTCTCGGGCGACATGGTGATCGCGCGCCTCGGCCGCGGCCGGACGCTGCGCGCGAGCGGGCTCGTCGCCGCGGCGGGACTCACGGTCGCGCTGGTCTCGCCGTACGTGGCCGCCGTGCTCGGCTTCGCCGCGGTCGGTCTCGGCTACGCGAACCTCGTCCCGATCCTCTTCAGCGCGAGTGGGCGCCGCGCCGGCAGCGCCGGGATCGCGGCGGTGTCGACGCTCGGCTACTTCGGATTCGTCATCGGCCCGCCGACGATCGGCGGCCTCTCGACGCTCCTCGGCAGCCTGCCGCTCGCGCTCGGCGTCGTCGCGGCGTTCGCGCTCCTGATCGCGCTCGGGGCCGGCGCGGCGAACGCGCCCGCCGCGCCGGCCGCGCGGGCCGCGTGA
- a CDS encoding X-Pro dipeptidyl-peptidase, protein MPGELSGVPFHPYAALMRALRLLAATAFVAGPLVSPVVAQSAPATAAPALPTASPTASRPVVERVRALHALLGEQWEYTLRTQPEFASILGDRRYNDRLSDYSPAAVERDLAATRDFERRFAAIDPAGFPEQERLNRDLMLLNLRTALEGARFREWETPVTQMQGLHIDLPQLVTSLPFETVKDYDDYVARLRATPLAFQQVTDQMRRGMRDGLMPPKILLAQAVAQSERLARQQPDSSPFAVPLGQTPNSFGPADRDRLHGAVLAAIRDSVLPAYVRFTAFLRDEYAPHGRDSIGTWALPDGQARYAYAVRRQTTTTLTPREIHELGLREVARIEGEQLAIARRLGFASVQAMRDSLPKMPALHPASREQILDEYRKYIGQMYAKLPTLFGRLPKAKLEVLPVEPFREKEASTAYNQGTPDGSRPGHVFVNTYDFAKQLTINNESTAYHEGVPGHHMQISIAQELPSLPPFRQQAQYTAYVEGWALYSERLGKEVGFYQDPYNDYGRLDDEMLRAIRLVLDTGIHDRHWTRDEAVAFFRAHSSESEPLVQSETDRYIAWPGQALAYKVGQLTILRLRDAARQALGPRFDLRAFHDEVLGAGALPMDVFEARMRAWVARGGAGDGRAE, encoded by the coding sequence GTGCCGGGCGAGCTTTCCGGCGTGCCGTTCCATCCCTACGCCGCCCTCATGCGCGCTCTTCGCCTGCTCGCCGCGACCGCGTTCGTCGCCGGACCCCTCGTCTCGCCCGTGGTCGCGCAATCCGCGCCCGCCACCGCCGCGCCCGCCCTGCCGACCGCGTCCCCGACCGCGTCGCGCCCCGTCGTCGAGCGCGTGCGCGCGCTCCACGCCCTGCTCGGCGAGCAGTGGGAATACACGCTCCGCACCCAGCCCGAGTTCGCCTCGATCCTCGGCGATCGGCGCTACAACGACCGGTTGAGCGACTACTCCCCCGCGGCCGTCGAGCGCGACCTCGCCGCCACCCGCGACTTCGAGCGCCGCTTCGCCGCGATCGACCCCGCCGGCTTCCCCGAGCAGGAGCGCCTCAACCGCGACCTCATGCTGCTCAACCTGCGGACGGCGCTCGAGGGCGCGCGCTTCCGCGAGTGGGAGACGCCCGTCACGCAGATGCAGGGGCTGCACATCGACCTGCCGCAGCTCGTCACCTCGCTCCCGTTCGAGACCGTCAAGGATTACGACGATTACGTCGCGCGGCTGCGGGCGACGCCGCTCGCCTTCCAGCAGGTCACCGATCAGATGCGCCGCGGCATGCGCGACGGGCTCATGCCGCCCAAGATTTTGCTCGCGCAGGCCGTCGCGCAGAGCGAGCGTCTCGCCCGCCAGCAGCCCGACTCGTCACCTTTCGCGGTGCCGCTCGGGCAGACGCCCAACAGCTTCGGCCCGGCTGACCGCGACCGCCTGCACGGCGCGGTGCTCGCCGCGATCCGCGACTCGGTGCTCCCGGCCTACGTCCGCTTCACCGCCTTCCTCCGCGACGAGTACGCCCCCCACGGCCGCGACTCGATCGGCACGTGGGCCCTCCCCGACGGCCAGGCGCGGTACGCCTACGCGGTCCGGCGCCAGACCACGACGACCCTCACGCCGCGCGAGATCCACGAGTTAGGCCTCCGCGAGGTCGCCCGCATCGAGGGCGAGCAGCTCGCGATCGCCCGGCGGTTGGGCTTCGCGAGCGTGCAGGCCATGCGCGACTCGCTCCCCAAGATGCCCGCGCTGCACCCCGCGTCGCGCGAGCAGATCCTCGACGAGTACCGGAAGTACATCGGGCAGATGTACGCCAAGCTGCCGACGCTCTTCGGCCGCCTGCCCAAGGCCAAGCTCGAGGTGCTCCCCGTCGAGCCCTTCCGCGAAAAGGAGGCCTCGACGGCCTACAACCAGGGCACCCCGGACGGCTCGCGCCCCGGCCACGTCTTCGTCAACACCTACGACTTCGCCAAGCAGCTGACGATCAACAACGAGTCGACCGCCTACCACGAGGGCGTCCCCGGGCACCACATGCAGATCTCGATCGCCCAGGAGCTCCCCTCACTTCCGCCCTTCCGCCAGCAGGCGCAGTACACCGCCTACGTCGAGGGCTGGGCGCTCTACTCCGAGCGGCTCGGCAAGGAGGTGGGCTTCTACCAGGACCCGTACAACGACTACGGCCGCCTCGACGACGAGATGCTCCGCGCGATCCGGCTGGTGCTCGACACGGGCATCCACGACCGCCACTGGACGCGCGACGAGGCCGTCGCCTTTTTCCGCGCCCACTCGAGCGAGAGCGAGCCGCTGGTCCAGAGCGAGACCGACCGCTACATCGCCTGGCCCGGCCAGGCGCTCGCCTACAAGGTCGGCCAGCTCACGATCCTCCGCCTCCGCGACGCGGCCCGCCAGGCGTTAGGCCCCCGCTTCGACCTCCGCGCCTTCCACGACGAGGTGCTCGGCGCCGGCGCGCTTCCGATGGACGTGTTCGAGGCGCGGATGCGCGCCTGGGTCGCGCGCGGGGGCGCCGGGGACGGGCGGGCCGAGTGA
- a CDS encoding methyltransferase, protein MRIVAGAFAGRDLTSPNDFRVRPTAEHVRAALLDALGADLPRARVLDLFAGTGALGLEAISRGAARADFVEFRPASLHALRANVAALRLRDRTRVFKRDALPFAAALAPDSYDVAFADPPYESRMLDRVLDTWRATGFARVLAAEHARGHPLPPAADRLAFDETVVTIYRR, encoded by the coding sequence GTGAGGATCGTCGCCGGCGCCTTCGCCGGCCGCGACCTGACGTCGCCGAACGACTTCCGCGTCCGCCCGACCGCCGAGCACGTCCGCGCGGCGCTCCTCGACGCGTTAGGCGCGGACCTCCCGCGCGCCCGCGTCCTCGACCTCTTCGCCGGCACCGGCGCGCTCGGCCTCGAGGCGATCTCGCGCGGGGCGGCGCGCGCCGACTTCGTCGAATTCCGCCCGGCCAGCCTGCACGCGCTCCGCGCCAACGTGGCGGCGCTCCGCCTGCGCGACCGCACGCGCGTCTTCAAGCGCGACGCGCTCCCCTTCGCGGCCGCGCTCGCGCCCGACAGCTACGACGTCGCCTTCGCCGACCCGCCGTACGAGTCGCGCATGCTGGACCGCGTGCTCGACACGTGGCGCGCCACGGGCTTCGCGCGCGTGCTGGCGGCCGAGCACGCCCGCGGCCACCCGCTCCCGCCCGCCGCGGACCGCCTCGCGTTCGACGAAACGGTGGTGACCATCTACCGGCGTTGA